In Streptomyces sp. NBC_01426, one genomic interval encodes:
- a CDS encoding ABC transporter ATP-binding protein has protein sequence MSVRFRMPGERHVEAVTDAGFTLAAGECLALVGESGCGKSVLASALLGLLPGNAETAGSARLADGLDLLAADEATLARTVRGRRVGLVPQSPAAHLTPVRTIRSHLEETVRELAGPSEPSGPSGARTPGTGRRARRARLRAAAEAAATRAAFPASHLDHHPHELSGGLAQRAATALALVGDAPLLLADEPTTGLDRDLVHRTVDELRAHTRAAGRALLMITHDLAAAERIADTVAVMYAGRIVETAPAAVFFGPVGPRHPYARGLLDALPERAFAPIPGAPPELGALPPGCAFADRCAQADTTCRTRRPPLVEGVACHHA, from the coding sequence ATGTCCGTCCGCTTCCGCATGCCCGGGGAGCGCCACGTCGAGGCCGTCACCGACGCCGGCTTCACCCTGGCCGCCGGCGAGTGCCTCGCCCTCGTCGGCGAGAGCGGGTGCGGCAAGTCCGTCCTCGCCTCCGCCCTCCTCGGCCTGCTCCCCGGCAACGCCGAGACCGCCGGGTCGGCCCGCCTCGCGGACGGCCTCGACCTCCTCGCCGCCGACGAGGCCACCCTGGCCCGGACCGTCCGCGGCCGCCGCGTCGGACTCGTCCCGCAGAGCCCCGCGGCCCACCTCACCCCGGTCCGCACCATCCGGTCCCACCTGGAGGAGACGGTTCGCGAACTCGCCGGACCTTCCGAGCCTTCAGGGCCCTCCGGGGCCCGGACCCCGGGCACCGGCCGGCGGGCACGCCGGGCACGACTGCGCGCCGCCGCGGAAGCCGCGGCCACCCGCGCGGCCTTCCCCGCCTCCCACCTCGACCACCACCCGCACGAACTCTCCGGTGGCCTCGCCCAACGCGCCGCCACCGCCCTGGCCCTCGTCGGGGACGCCCCGCTGCTGCTCGCCGACGAGCCGACCACCGGCCTCGACCGGGACCTCGTCCACCGCACCGTGGACGAGCTGCGGGCCCACACCCGTGCGGCCGGCCGGGCCCTGCTGATGATCACCCACGACCTGGCCGCCGCCGAACGGATCGCCGACACCGTCGCCGTCATGTACGCCGGGCGCATCGTGGAAACCGCCCCCGCGGCCGTCTTCTTCGGCCCGGTCGGCCCCCGACACCCCTACGCCCGCGGGCTCCTCGACGCCCTCCCCGAGCGGGCCTTCGCCCCCATCCCCGGCGCCCCGCCCGAACTCGGCGCACTGCCGCCCGGCTGCGCCTTCGCCGACCGCTGCGCGCAGGCCGACACGACCTGCCGGACACGACGCCCCCCGCTCGTCGAAGGAGTGGCCTGTCACCATGCTTGA
- a CDS encoding ABC transporter ATP-binding protein, whose translation MLELRGITAGYDRGAPVVRDAHLALEAGEALGLLGPSGCGKSTLARVAALLHRPERGTVVLAGRTVTGFRHRAPRAQRVRVGVVFQQPRLSADPRLTLRDLVAEPLRATGRRAEAASVVPELTQRVGLGADLLTRRPHEVSDGQLQRACLARALVLRPSLLVCDEMTAMLDASTTAALVAVVEEYRAESGAALLAVGHDPILLGRWCDRTTHWNEIVKN comes from the coding sequence ATGCTTGAGCTCCGCGGCATCACCGCCGGATACGACCGGGGCGCCCCCGTCGTCCGGGACGCCCACCTCGCCCTGGAGGCCGGCGAGGCTCTCGGACTGCTCGGCCCCAGCGGCTGCGGCAAATCCACCCTCGCCAGGGTCGCCGCCCTGCTGCACCGGCCCGAGCGCGGCACCGTGGTGCTCGCGGGCCGCACGGTGACCGGGTTCCGGCACCGGGCCCCGCGCGCCCAGCGCGTCCGGGTCGGCGTCGTCTTCCAGCAGCCCCGCCTGTCCGCCGACCCCCGCCTCACCCTGCGCGACCTCGTCGCGGAACCCCTCCGGGCCACGGGACGACGCGCGGAAGCGGCCTCCGTCGTACCGGAGTTGACGCAGCGTGTCGGACTCGGCGCCGATCTGCTCACGCGCCGTCCCCACGAGGTGAGTGACGGACAACTGCAACGCGCCTGTCTGGCACGCGCCCTGGTGCTGCGGCCGAGCCTGCTGGTCTGCGACGAGATGACCGCCATGCTCGACGCCTCCACGACGGCCGCGCTGGTCGCGGTGGTCGAGGAGTACCGGGCGGAGAGCGGCGCGGCGCTCCTCGCGGTGGGCCACGACCCGATCCTGCTCGGCCGCTGGTGCGACCGTACGACCCACTGGAACGAGATCGTCAAGAACTGA
- a CDS encoding cytochrome b/b6 domain-containing protein: MRPAQSRPEPRQGARVRRFGRPQRLVHRATATLMGICVVSAGCLYLPPLAELVGRRHLVVTVHVWSGLLLVVPFLLGLVSRAFRGDLRRLNRFGPHDRVWLRTVLRRDRHGPRPAGKFNAGQKVYAGWLGGAVTVMLGTGLLMWATGLAPLVWRTGATFVHDWLALALGVVLAGHIGKALGDPEARRGLRTGSVDRAWAAREHPLWRQDD; encoded by the coding sequence ATGCGGCCCGCGCAGTCGCGGCCGGAGCCCCGGCAGGGCGCTCGCGTACGGCGCTTCGGTCGTCCCCAACGCCTGGTGCACCGGGCCACGGCCACGCTGATGGGGATCTGCGTGGTGTCGGCGGGCTGCCTCTACCTGCCGCCCCTCGCCGAGCTCGTCGGGCGACGCCACCTCGTCGTGACCGTCCACGTGTGGTCCGGTCTGCTGCTCGTCGTCCCGTTCCTGCTCGGCCTGGTCTCCCGGGCCTTCCGCGGCGATCTGCGCCGGCTCAACCGGTTCGGACCGCACGACAGGGTGTGGTTGCGCACCGTGCTGCGCAGGGACCGGCACGGGCCCCGGCCGGCCGGGAAGTTCAACGCCGGCCAGAAGGTGTACGCGGGCTGGCTGGGCGGCGCGGTGACGGTGATGCTCGGCACCGGGCTGCTGATGTGGGCCACCGGCCTGGCCCCGCTCGTCTGGCGGACCGGGGCGACCTTCGTGCACGACTGGCTCGCCCTGGCCCTCGGCGTCGTCCTCGCCGGGCACATCGGCAAGGCCCTGGGTGATCCGGAGGCCCGGCGCGGCCTGCGCACGGGCTCGGTGGATCGGGCCTGGGCCGCACGCGAGCACCCGTTGTGGAGGCAGGACGACTGA
- a CDS encoding molybdopterin-dependent oxidoreductase: MLGLGAAGLVAAPQLQRGFERALGAAAGKDPTGLTGLLPNGGGFRYYSVAASVPERSPADYRLRVDGLVERPGTYDLDALRRLPQTRVVRDVQCVTGWRVPATPFEGVPVFRLLDAAGVRPEGRAIRFSCFDGTYTESLTLSQARRADVMVALRMRDEPLSHAHGGPARLYVAPMYFYKSAKWLSGITVTRDVEPGYWERLGYDVDAWVGTSNGRDDAPTV; this comes from the coding sequence ATGCTCGGGCTCGGCGCGGCCGGGCTGGTGGCCGCGCCCCAGCTGCAACGGGGCTTCGAAAGGGCGCTCGGCGCCGCCGCCGGCAAGGATCCGACCGGCCTGACCGGGCTCCTGCCCAACGGCGGCGGGTTCCGCTACTACTCGGTGGCCGCCTCCGTCCCCGAGCGCTCCCCCGCGGACTACCGGCTGCGGGTGGACGGGCTCGTCGAGCGTCCGGGAACGTACGACCTCGATGCGTTGCGGCGGCTGCCGCAGACCCGGGTCGTCCGGGACGTCCAGTGCGTCACCGGCTGGCGCGTGCCCGCCACGCCCTTTGAGGGCGTGCCGGTCTTCCGGCTGCTGGACGCCGCCGGGGTGCGGCCCGAGGGGCGGGCCATCCGGTTCAGCTGTTTCGACGGCACGTACACCGAGAGCCTGACGCTTTCCCAGGCCCGCCGGGCCGACGTGATGGTGGCCCTGCGGATGCGGGACGAGCCGCTGAGTCACGCCCACGGTGGGCCCGCGCGCCTGTACGTGGCCCCGATGTACTTCTACAAGTCGGCGAAATGGCTCTCCGGCATCACCGTCACGCGTGACGTGGAGCCCGGTTACTGGGAGCGGCTCGGCTACGACGTCGACGCCTGGGTCGGCACGTCGAACGGACGCGATGATGCCCCCACCGTCTGA
- the exaC gene encoding acetaldehyde dehydrogenase ExaC: MARFAAPGTEGALMSYASCYDHYIGGAYTAPVRGRYFDNPSPVTGAPFTEIARGTAEDVELALDAAHAAAPAWGRTSVTERAGILLRIADRMEENLQALAVAETWENGKPIRETLAADLPLAIDQFRYFAGALRAQEGALSQIDDDTVAYHFHEPLGVVGQIIPWNFPILMAVWKLAPALAAGNTVVLKPAEQTPASVHYWLGLVEDLLPPGVVNIVNGFGEEAGKPLASSPRVAKIAFTGETSTGRLIMQYAAEHLKPVTLELGGKSPNLFFDDIWSTDDDLRDKALEGFTMFALNQGEVCTSPSRALIERGRYGDFLDAAVARTELIVPGHPLDTDTMIGAQASEEQLKKVLSYVEIGLKEGAKVLTGGQRIEHGGDLAGGFYVQPTIFEGDNRMRIFQEEIFGPVVSVTSFDDFDDAVRIANDTAYGLGAGVWTRDINTAYRAGRAIQAGRVWTNCYHAYPAHAAFGGYKQSGIGRETHKMMLEHYQQTKNMLVSYSPKRLGFF; encoded by the coding sequence ATGGCCCGTTTCGCTGCGCCCGGTACCGAAGGCGCGCTGATGTCGTACGCGTCCTGCTACGACCACTACATCGGTGGCGCGTACACCGCTCCCGTCCGGGGCCGGTACTTCGACAACCCCTCCCCGGTGACCGGCGCGCCCTTCACGGAGATCGCCCGGGGCACCGCCGAGGACGTCGAGCTGGCCCTGGACGCCGCGCACGCCGCCGCGCCCGCCTGGGGACGTACCTCGGTCACGGAGCGGGCCGGCATCCTGCTGCGCATCGCGGACCGGATGGAGGAGAACCTCCAGGCCCTCGCGGTCGCGGAGACCTGGGAGAACGGCAAGCCGATACGGGAGACCCTCGCGGCGGACCTGCCGCTGGCGATCGACCAGTTCCGCTACTTCGCGGGCGCGCTGCGGGCCCAGGAGGGTGCGCTCAGCCAGATCGACGACGACACGGTCGCCTACCACTTCCACGAGCCGCTGGGCGTGGTCGGCCAGATCATCCCGTGGAACTTCCCGATCCTGATGGCGGTGTGGAAGCTGGCGCCGGCGCTGGCCGCCGGGAACACGGTGGTGCTCAAGCCGGCCGAGCAGACCCCGGCCTCGGTGCACTACTGGCTCGGCCTGGTCGAGGACCTGCTCCCGCCGGGCGTGGTCAACATCGTCAACGGCTTCGGCGAGGAGGCCGGCAAGCCGCTGGCCTCCAGCCCGCGCGTGGCGAAGATCGCCTTCACCGGGGAGACCTCCACCGGGCGGCTGATCATGCAGTACGCGGCGGAGCACCTCAAGCCCGTCACTCTCGAACTCGGCGGCAAGAGCCCCAACCTCTTCTTCGACGACATCTGGTCGACCGACGACGACCTGCGGGACAAGGCGCTGGAGGGCTTCACCATGTTCGCCCTCAACCAGGGCGAGGTGTGCACGAGCCCCTCGCGCGCCCTGATCGAGCGCGGTCGGTACGGCGACTTCCTCGACGCGGCCGTCGCCCGCACCGAACTGATCGTGCCGGGACACCCGCTGGACACGGACACGATGATCGGTGCCCAGGCCTCGGAGGAGCAGCTGAAGAAGGTCCTGTCGTACGTGGAGATCGGGCTGAAGGAGGGCGCCAAGGTCCTCACGGGCGGGCAGCGCATCGAGCACGGCGGCGACCTCGCGGGCGGGTTCTACGTACAGCCGACGATCTTCGAGGGGGACAACCGGATGCGGATCTTCCAGGAGGAGATCTTCGGCCCCGTGGTGTCGGTGACCTCGTTCGACGACTTCGACGACGCCGTCCGCATCGCCAACGACACGGCGTACGGCCTCGGCGCCGGTGTCTGGACCCGGGACATCAACACGGCCTACCGCGCGGGCCGTGCCATCCAGGCGGGCCGGGTCTGGACGAACTGCTACCACGCCTACCCCGCCCACGCGGCCTTCGGCGGCTACAAGCAGTCCGGCATCGGCCGCGAGACCCACAAGATGATGCTGGAGCACTACCAGCAGACGAAGAACATGCTGGTCAGCTACTCCCCGAAGCGGCTCGGCTTCTTCTAG
- a CDS encoding galactose-binding domain-containing protein, translating into MNRSPHSRRKPIAVLSLLLAMLAMALGPTSGAAADTGWWNPTARPGPDSQINVTGEPFKGTDAQGNVRGFVDAHDHLMSNEGFGGRLICGKPFSEAGIADALKDCPEHYPDGTLAIFDFITKGGDGKHDPDGWPTFKDWPAHDSLTHQQNYYAWVERAWRGGQRILVNDLVTNGVICSVYFFKDRGCDEMTAIRLEAQKTYDMQAYIDKMYGGTGKGWFRIVTDSAQAREVIQQGKLAVVLGVETSEPFGCKQILDISQCSKADIDRGLDELHQLGVRSMFLCHKFDNALCGVRFDQGALGTAINVGQFLSTGTFWKTEACTGPQHDNPIGLAPAAEAEKKLPAGVSVPSYAAGAQCNTRGLTDLGEYAVRGMMKRKMMLEVDHMSVKAAGRAFDILESESYPGVISSHSWMDLDWTERLYKLGGFAAQYMNGAEGFSAEAKRTDALRDKYDVGYGYGTDMNGVGGWPGPRGADTPNPVRYPFRSTDGGSVIDKQTTGQRTWDLNTDGASHYGLVPDWIEDIRNVGGQGVVDDMFRGAESYLRTWGGSERHKAGANLASGAATSASTSEWNPFVSYAPDRAVDGNRGTRWASDWSDDQWLRIDLGTTGLVKRVTLDWERAYARSYAIEVSTDGVNWRTVWSTTAGDGGLDTARFAGVPARHIRVHGQGRGTQWGYSLHEVGVFSS; encoded by the coding sequence ATGAACCGATCCCCGCACAGCAGACGCAAACCGATCGCGGTGCTGTCACTGCTCCTCGCCATGCTGGCCATGGCGCTCGGCCCCACCTCGGGGGCCGCGGCCGACACCGGGTGGTGGAACCCCACCGCGCGGCCCGGGCCGGACTCCCAGATCAACGTCACCGGCGAACCCTTCAAGGGAACCGACGCCCAGGGCAACGTACGGGGCTTCGTCGACGCCCACGACCACCTGATGTCCAACGAGGGCTTCGGCGGTCGGCTCATCTGCGGCAAGCCCTTCTCGGAGGCGGGGATCGCGGACGCGCTCAAGGACTGTCCCGAGCACTACCCCGACGGCACGCTCGCGATCTTCGACTTCATCACCAAGGGCGGCGACGGCAAGCACGACCCCGACGGCTGGCCGACCTTCAAGGACTGGCCCGCGCACGACTCGCTGACCCACCAGCAGAACTACTACGCCTGGGTCGAACGCGCCTGGCGCGGCGGACAGCGGATCCTCGTCAACGACCTCGTCACCAACGGGGTCATCTGCTCGGTCTACTTCTTCAAGGACCGCGGCTGTGACGAGATGACCGCGATCCGGCTGGAAGCCCAGAAGACCTACGACATGCAGGCCTACATCGACAAGATGTACGGCGGCACGGGCAAGGGCTGGTTCCGCATCGTCACCGACTCCGCCCAGGCCCGCGAGGTCATCCAGCAGGGCAAACTGGCCGTCGTCCTGGGCGTGGAGACCTCCGAGCCCTTCGGCTGCAAGCAGATCCTGGACATCTCGCAATGCAGCAAGGCGGACATCGACCGCGGGCTCGACGAACTGCACCAACTCGGCGTGCGCAGCATGTTCCTGTGCCACAAGTTCGACAACGCCCTCTGCGGGGTCCGCTTCGACCAGGGAGCCCTCGGCACCGCGATCAACGTGGGCCAGTTCCTGTCCACCGGCACCTTCTGGAAGACGGAGGCGTGCACCGGTCCGCAGCACGACAACCCCATCGGCCTCGCGCCGGCGGCCGAAGCCGAGAAGAAGCTCCCGGCGGGCGTCAGCGTTCCGTCCTACGCCGCCGGCGCGCAGTGCAACACCCGCGGCCTCACCGACCTCGGCGAGTACGCGGTGCGCGGCATGATGAAACGCAAGATGATGCTCGAAGTCGACCACATGAGCGTCAAGGCCGCCGGACGGGCCTTCGACATCCTGGAGTCCGAGTCCTACCCCGGCGTGATCTCCTCGCACAGCTGGATGGACCTCGACTGGACCGAACGCCTCTACAAGCTCGGCGGTTTCGCCGCCCAGTACATGAACGGGGCCGAGGGATTCAGCGCCGAGGCCAAGCGCACCGACGCCCTGCGCGACAAGTACGACGTCGGCTACGGCTACGGCACCGACATGAACGGCGTCGGCGGCTGGCCCGGCCCGCGCGGCGCCGACACCCCCAACCCGGTGCGCTACCCGTTCCGCAGCACCGACGGCGGCTCCGTCATCGACAAGCAGACCACCGGGCAGCGCACCTGGGACCTCAACACCGACGGCGCGTCCCACTACGGGCTGGTCCCCGACTGGATCGAGGACATCCGCAACGTCGGCGGCCAGGGAGTCGTCGACGACATGTTCCGCGGAGCGGAGTCCTACCTGCGCACCTGGGGCGGATCCGAACGCCACAAGGCCGGAGCCAACCTCGCGTCGGGCGCCGCCACCTCGGCCAGCACCTCCGAATGGAACCCGTTCGTGAGCTACGCCCCCGACCGGGCCGTGGACGGCAACCGCGGCACCCGCTGGGCGAGCGACTGGAGCGACGACCAGTGGCTCCGCATCGATCTGGGAACCACCGGCCTGGTCAAGCGCGTCACCCTGGACTGGGAACGCGCGTACGCCAGGTCGTACGCCATCGAGGTCTCCACGGACGGGGTGAACTGGCGGACGGTCTGGTCGACCACCGCCGGTGACGGTGGCCTGGACACCGCCCGGTTCGCCGGGGTCCCGGCACGCCACATCCGCGTCCACGGACAAGGCCGCGGCACCCAGTGGGGCTACTCCCTCCACGAGGTGGGCGTCTTCAGCAGCTGA
- a CDS encoding TetR/AcrR family transcriptional regulator produces MARMPLADRRRQLTEAAIRAMARDGVPRTTTRSIVAEAGVSLSVFHYCFDSKQALLESVIETITAHYVGVVKDAIRPRATLRETIRAGFQAYWDHVAAHPEEHMLTYELTQYALRQPGFEHLARRQYELYSETYCALLAQLRGMMTFELSVPDTVLARYLAAMTDGVTLHHLVVGNDRVAAEILDMISDHVAGLIREEAPAV; encoded by the coding sequence ATGGCCCGGATGCCCTTGGCCGACCGCCGCCGGCAATTGACCGAGGCGGCGATCCGCGCCATGGCCCGCGACGGCGTCCCCAGGACGACCACGCGCTCCATCGTCGCCGAGGCGGGTGTGTCGCTGAGCGTCTTCCACTACTGCTTCGACTCCAAGCAGGCGCTCCTCGAATCCGTCATCGAGACGATCACCGCCCACTACGTGGGCGTCGTGAAGGACGCCATCCGGCCGAGGGCCACGCTCCGGGAGACCATCCGCGCCGGGTTCCAGGCCTACTGGGACCATGTCGCGGCCCACCCCGAGGAGCACATGCTCACCTACGAACTGACCCAGTACGCTCTGCGCCAGCCCGGCTTCGAGCACCTGGCGCGGCGCCAGTACGAGCTGTACTCCGAGACGTACTGCGCGCTCCTCGCACAGCTCCGCGGCATGATGACCTTCGAACTCAGCGTCCCCGACACCGTGCTGGCCCGATACCTCGCCGCCATGACCGACGGGGTCACCCTCCACCACCTCGTCGTCGGCAACGACCGGGTCGCGGCCGAGATCCTCGACATGATCAGCGACCACGTGGCCGGGCTCATCCGCGAGGAAGCCCCCGCCGTCTGA
- a CDS encoding GAF domain-containing protein: MGDPSVALPGGADPVERTRLLRRAHDVFTRDGRVEAPVRAVIAGSWRRCARARVNPECSARVELAEADLRSYREQHPLARVLPVFRDLVGAFAAHGAHLLAVCDARGSLLWVEGAPDTLRRAERLGFVPGARWAETAMGTNAPGTAVAVGEAVQVFGAEHFSRRVHPWTCAAAPVRDPRTGRLLGAVDITGGDGLAHPRALAFVRAVARAAEAQLALMEPEPSHAHVPDSLAALGRDEALWVGGGREVALGRRHSEIMALLAHHPEGLSGEELAIDLYEDESVSAVTLRAEISRLRGLLGPGNLLSRPYRTAAPLEADFAVVARHLASGAVSAALTGYPGPLLPASTAPGIVRLRRRIEDQARAAVIARADAGLLGDWVCRPWGADDPGVWRALAGALPVEGRPAALARVRSLDRELSADRPAR, encoded by the coding sequence ATGGGCGATCCGTCGGTGGCGCTGCCGGGCGGGGCCGATCCCGTCGAGCGCACGCGGTTACTGCGGCGGGCCCATGACGTGTTCACCAGGGACGGGCGGGTGGAGGCTCCGGTCCGGGCGGTGATCGCCGGGTCGTGGCGGCGGTGCGCGCGGGCCCGGGTGAACCCGGAGTGCTCGGCCCGGGTGGAGCTGGCGGAGGCGGACCTGCGGTCCTACCGCGAGCAGCATCCGCTGGCCCGGGTGTTGCCGGTGTTCCGGGACCTCGTCGGGGCGTTCGCCGCGCACGGGGCGCACCTGTTGGCGGTGTGCGACGCGCGGGGCAGCCTGCTCTGGGTGGAGGGCGCGCCGGACACGCTGCGGCGGGCCGAGCGGCTCGGCTTCGTGCCGGGCGCGCGGTGGGCGGAGACGGCGATGGGAACCAACGCCCCCGGCACCGCGGTGGCGGTCGGCGAGGCCGTGCAGGTCTTCGGGGCCGAGCACTTCAGCCGCCGGGTGCATCCGTGGACCTGTGCGGCGGCCCCGGTCCGCGATCCGCGCACGGGGCGGCTGCTCGGCGCGGTCGACATCACCGGGGGCGACGGGCTGGCCCATCCCCGTGCGCTGGCGTTCGTGCGGGCGGTGGCCCGGGCGGCCGAGGCCCAACTGGCCCTGATGGAACCGGAGCCGTCGCACGCCCACGTCCCGGACAGCCTCGCCGCGCTCGGCCGGGACGAGGCGCTGTGGGTGGGCGGCGGCCGGGAGGTGGCGCTCGGGCGACGGCACAGCGAGATCATGGCGTTGCTCGCCCACCACCCGGAGGGGCTCTCGGGCGAGGAGCTGGCGATCGACCTGTACGAGGACGAGTCGGTGTCGGCGGTCACGCTGCGGGCGGAGATCTCAAGGCTGCGCGGCCTGTTGGGCCCGGGGAACCTCCTCTCGCGGCCCTATCGCACGGCCGCCCCGCTGGAGGCCGACTTCGCCGTCGTGGCCCGGCATCTCGCGTCGGGTGCCGTCTCGGCGGCCCTCACCGGATATCCGGGCCCGCTGCTGCCCGCTTCGACGGCGCCCGGGATCGTTCGGCTGCGCCGCCGGATCGAGGACCAGGCGCGGGCCGCGGTGATCGCGCGGGCGGACGCGGGGTTGCTGGGCGACTGGGTGTGCCGGCCGTGGGGTGCGGACGATCCGGGTGTGTGGCGGGCGCTGGCCGGTGCGCTGCCGGTGGAGGGGCGCCCGGCCGCGCTGGCCCGCGTGCGCTCCCTGGACCGCGAGCTGTCCGCCGACCGGCCCGCCCGCTGA
- a CDS encoding DUF6817 domain-containing protein: MPPSPAAAAADQAIALLRKLGAADIVHPGGTLIAHLQRIQGQLAVWGARPALQLAGLCHAFYGTDGFPTALLSPDSRTELAEVIGAEAEAIVYQYAACDREATYPTLADVDGAFRNRFTGRLHTPQPQLRRDFAELSAANELDLARIDSVFREKRGAELLALFTRLQPLLSQPAWSDCHTVLAAAPQD, encoded by the coding sequence GTGCCTCCTTCTCCTGCCGCTGCCGCTGCCGACCAGGCCATCGCGCTACTGCGCAAGCTCGGTGCTGCGGACATCGTCCATCCGGGCGGCACGCTCATCGCCCATCTCCAGCGCATCCAGGGACAACTCGCCGTATGGGGCGCCCGCCCCGCCCTCCAGCTCGCGGGTCTGTGTCACGCTTTCTACGGCACCGACGGCTTCCCCACCGCCTTGCTGTCTCCGGACAGCCGCACCGAACTTGCAGAGGTGATCGGTGCCGAGGCTGAAGCCATCGTGTATCAATACGCGGCGTGTGACCGAGAGGCCACTTATCCGACGCTCGCGGATGTCGACGGTGCCTTCCGGAATCGGTTCACGGGACGTCTCCACACTCCCCAGCCGCAACTTCGACGAGACTTCGCCGAGTTGTCCGCCGCCAACGAACTCGACCTCGCCCGCATCGACTCCGTCTTCCGCGAGAAGCGGGGAGCCGAACTCCTCGCCCTGTTCACCCGCTTGCAGCCTCTGCTGAGCCAACCCGCTTGGTCGGACTGCCACACGGTGCTTGCCGCAGCCCCGCAGGACTGA